Part of the Brevibacillus brevis genome is shown below.
GCGATGTTGACGATCTGGATGCAATGGCAGTCCAGATTTGGCGCGACGTTTTGCCAGAGGCCGCTCGCCACTGAAGTGACGGGGAGAAAGGGATGTGCCATAGGAACACCTCACCGGGATTGATTTCTCTCGTTACTGTTTACCTAGTGGAGAGGAAATATGTTTTTTCATCCCGTTTACATTCCGTTTACAGAAATCCGCTATGATTCACCTATTGACACATTCAGCTGAGCCGTTTATATTTTTGACTGACACGAAAGTCAATGTAAAAACGGCATGGAGGGAAGGGATTGTGCCTCGCACGAAAGAGCAAAACGAAGAGATTCGGCTTCGTCGAAAAGAGGAAATCATGAAAGGCGCCCTGAGCGTTTACGTGGAAAAAGGGTACGCTGCGGCCGAAATCGTGGATGTCGCGGAGCGGGCAGGGATAGGAAAAGGACTGGTGTACTATTACTACAAAGACAAGCGGTCCCTGTTTCGCGACCTGTTTCTGCACATGTTTCACTTGTCCAATCTGCACACCCGCCAGCAATTTTCCCGGGAAGGCACGGCGGTAGAGCTGTGCGAAAACTTTGCATCTGTCCAGTTTCACAACCTGTTTGAAAACTCGGCGCACGTGCTTTTTTTCTTCCGGATGCGCTTCGATCTGCAGGAGCTGTTTTCACAAGAGGAAATGCTCCAACACGTTTGGCGTCACAACAATCTGCAGATCGTTATTGAGACGCTTCGCAAGGGGATGGAAGAAGGACAAATCCGGCCGATGTCACCTGAGCTGCTCACGGAGCAATACTGGGGAGCGATCATGCACGCCATGGGCTTCCTGAAGCGGAAGAAGGATGCTTTGCTGAAGCAGGGCAAAAGCCTGGAAGAGGCCGAGCAGCTGCTGCAAAGCGAAATCAGGGACGCGGCGCGTACGTGCGCCGCAATGATCCGCGCGAACGCGCGATAGCTTAATTCATACCGGAGGGTGGTACTTTTGGTAAAACTCATGCGGTTCTTGCGGCCTTACCGGTATATGGTCGTGATGACCATGGTATTTGTGCTGCTTCAATCCATCGCGAATTTGTATCTGCCGACATTGATGTCCGACATCGTAAACGAAGGCATCGTCAAAGAAAACACCGGCTACATCTGGAAAATCGGCGGGTTGATGCTGCTGGTATCGGCAGTGGGAGCGGTTTTGTCCGTGGCAGCCAGCTACTTGTCTTCGCGAGCAGCTTCCGGCTTCGGGAAGATGCTTCGCAGCAGTGTGTTCACCCATATTGAAAGATTCTCGCTTCAGGAATTCGACAAACTGGGGACAGCTTCGCTCATCACGCGAACGACGAATGACATCACCCAGGTCCAGCAAGTGCTGAACATGATGCTGAGGATGATGGTCATGGCGCCGATGATGTGTATCGGCGGAATCGTCATGGCGCTGTCGAAGGACGCTCATTTGTCTCTCGTCATAATCGTAGCGGTTCCGATCCTCGCATTGGCGATCTTCGGGATCGGTTCCAAAGGAATTCCTTATTTCAAAGCGATGCAAACGAAGATCGACAAGCTGAATCTGGTGCTTCGCGAGTATTTGACAGGCATCCGCGTGGTCCGCGCCTTCAACCGGACCGAGCATGAACAGGAACGTTTCAACCGTGCGAATGAAGATGTCACTGCGACGGCGATCAAAGCCAACCAGATCATGGCCGGGATGATGCCCGTCATGATGCTGATGATGAACGTGACCCAAATCGCCATCATTTGGTTCGGGGGCCTGCGCATCAGCACCGGGCATATGCAGGTCGGCGATTTGATGGCGTTTCTGCAATATGCGATGCAGATTCTTTTCTCGCTCATGATGGCGTCGATGATGTTCAGCATGGTGCCGAGGGCATCAGCCTCCGCGATGCGCATCCATGAAGTGCTCGCAACCGATCCGGTCATTCACGATAGCGAAAAAGCGGGGACCAAAGAAAGCAGCGAGCGAGGCCAAGTCACATTTGACAAGGTGACCTTCCGCTATCCGGGTGCGGAAAAGCCTGCGCTGTCGTCGATCTCCTTTACTGCCAAGCCGGGCCAGGTCACTGCCATCATCGGCGGCACGGGCTCCGGCAAGTCGACGCTGGTGAGCCTGATCCCGCGTTTCTATGACGTCGAGAGCGGCAGCATCCGCATCGGAAATACGGATGTGCGGGACATGTCCCAAAGCGCGCTCCGCTCCAGAATCGGATTCGTCCCGCAAAAGGCGTTGCTCTTTACGGGGACGATCGCAGACAACATTCGTTACGGAAAAGAAGATGCGACGGATGAGGAAGTCGTTCATGCGGCTCAGGTCGCACAGGCGGCCGAGTTCATCGCCGACATGAAAGACGGAGTCCACACCGTCCTCGCCCAAGGAGGCTCGAATCTGTCGGGGGGACAAAAACAACGCTTGTCCATCGCACGGGCGCTGGTCCGGAAGCCGGATGTGTACGTGTTCGACGACAGTTTTTCCGCGCTGGATTTCAAGACAGACGCAAAGCTGCGTGCGGCCTTGAAAAATGAAACCGAGAACGCGACGGTGATCATCGTGGCCCAGCGGGTAAATACCGTCATGGACGCAGACCAGATCATTGTACTGGAAGAGGGCGAAATCGCGGGAACCGGCACGCACCGCGAGCTGCTGGAAACCTGCGCAGTGTACAGGGAGATAGTCAAATCCCAGCTGACAGAGGAGGAGATCGCATGAGTGAAGAACAACGGCGCACACCTCCCGGACCCCCAGGGGCAGGGCCAGGTGGGCAGAGGCCAATGGGATTTGGCGGAGGACCGGGAATGCTGACCATGCCTGGCCAAAAAGCCAAAAACTTCAAGGGAACGCTGCGGCGCTTGCTCGGCTATCTGAAGCCGTATCGGGTGAAGCTGTCGGTCGTCTTCCTGACGGCGGCGCTCAGCACATTGTTTAGCATCCTGAGTCCCAAGCTGCTCGGAAATGCGACGACGACCATTTTCGAAGGCTTCATGGGGAAACTGAAGGGAGTGCCGGGGGCCACGTTCGATTTTTCCGCCGTCTGGCAGATCGTCCTGACTTTGATCGGGCTCTATCTGTTCTCGTCGCTGTTTGCCTACGTGCAGCAGTACCTCATGGCGGGAGTCGCGCAGAAGATCGTCTACACCTTGCGCAAAGAAGTGAATGAAAAGCTGGCGAGGCTGCCGCTTAGATACTTCGACGGGCGCACGCACGGGGAAGTCATGAGCCGGGTGGTCAATGACGTCGATACCATTAGCGGTACGCTGCAGCAAAGTTTGACGCAGATGATTACTTCCGTCATTACACTGATCGGCGTCATCGTGATGATGCTCACGATCAGTCCGCTCATGACGCTCATCGTGCTGGTGACGATTCCGCTCAGCTTTGTCGTCATCAAGCAAGTCGCGTTGCGTTCCATGCCGCATTTCAAAGGACAGCAGCAGGCGCTTGGAGCTTTGAACGGACACGTCGAAGAGATGTACACGGGGCACAAGATCGTAAAAGCGTTCGGCCGCGAGCAGAGCGCGATTGAGAAGTTCGATTCCATCAACGAGAAGCTGTACGAATCCGGCTGGAAGGCCCAGTTCATCGCCGGCGTCATGATGCCGCTCATGATGCTCGTCGGAAACATCGGCTTCGTGCTCGTCAGCGTGGTGGGAGGAATCCTGGTGACCCGCGGCAGTATTTCCATCGGGGACGTTCAGGCGTTTATCCAGTACGCCCAGCAGTTCTCCCAGCCGATCACGCAGACGGCCAACATCGCGAACATCATTCAATCGACACTGGTTTCTGCCGAGCGCATCTTTGAGATCCTCGACGAGCGGGAGGAAGCGGAAGAGGCGGTTTCGCAGACGGCTTCCACCGGCTATCAAGGGCATGTGCGGTTTGAGAATGTGTCGTTTGGCTACAAAGAAGGCGAGCCGCTCATTCAACACATGAACATCGATGTGACTCCCGGCATGACGGTAGCGATCGTGGGTCCGACCGGGGCCGGAAAAACGACCCTTGTCAATCTGCTCATGCGCTTCTACGAGATCGGAGAGGGCAGAATCACGATCGACGGCAGGGACATCCGCAGCATGCCACGCAGCGAACTGCGCAGCCAGTTCGGGATGGTCCTGCAGGATACGTGGTTGTTCAACGGGACGGTCCTGGAAAACATCGCCTATGGCCGCGCAGGAGCGAGCGAGGAAGAGATCATTCAGGCGGCACGGGCCGCGCATGCGGACCATTTCGTGCGTACGCTGCCGGATGGCTATGAGACGGTATTGAATGAAGAGGCTTCGAACATTTCGCAGGGACAAAAGCAGCTACTGACGATTGCGAGAGCGTTTCTGGCCGATCCGGCTATTTTGATTCTCGACGAGGCGACGAGCAGTGTCGACACCCGCACCGAGCTGTTGATCCAAAAAGCGATGAGCGGCCTGATGCAAGGCCGAACGAGCTTTGTCATCGCGCACCGGCTCTCCACGATCCGGGACGCTGATCTGATCCTCGTCATGAATCACGGAACCGTCATTGAGCAGGGCAATCACGAAGAGCTGCTGGCAAAAGGCGGCTTCTACGCCGATTTGTACAACAGCCAGTTTTCCCAGGGCAGTGCAACTCAGCAAGTGAGCTGACGGGAACGGGGCGTGGATGGGCAGGACATCGCCTGGGGATGGGGCCAAATCACGCTTTTCAACAAAAGACAGCCGAACCAGCAAGAAGGCCCTCGCGAATCGTGCGAGGGCCTGTTTGTTTCGGGAATTATTTGGTATCAGTGCTTTCGGTCGAGCTCGCCTCGGACTCCTTGTCCGCGTCCGAGCTGTCGTCTTTCCGGGAATCATCCGCTTTGGCTTCATCCTGCTCCTGCAAGTCGTCGATGATGACGATTTTTCCTTCCTCTTGCCAATCCACGTTGGCATTCAGCTGCTCACTGATAAAGCGGAGAGGCAGGAAGACACGGCCGTTTTTCAGGACAGGCGCGATATCGAGTGCGATCGTTTTGCCATCGACGGTCGCTTCTTTTTTGTCCACGTACAGCGTAATGGACTGCTCTCCACGAGTGATGAGCACCGTGCGTTTTTCCGCATCCCATTTCACATCTGCCTTAAGAGCGGAGCTGATGGCTCGTACAGGCACCAATGCTCGTCCGCCTTGCACGAACGGAGCCACATCCGACTGGACCAACTCGCCATCCACGAAGGCTTTGACGTCCTTTTCGCCTGCCGATTCAAGCAGTTCGCCCAATTTCTTGAAAGGGGTATGGTCGCCTTTTTGGTACGTGCGGGAAAGGAGCTCCAGCTGCACTTCCAAAGCCCCGTGCTTGTCCGCTTTCTTTTCCAGATCAGCAACGAGCTGCTCGTATTTCTCTTTTTGCTCCGCAGTCACCTCGGAGGCATGCTTCAGTTCCTGGCGAAGCTCGATCAGTTGTTTTTTCAAAGCGACGTCTTTGATCGAAGATGGATTGGCATCTTCCGGATCCGCTGTCGAGCTGTCAGAGGATTCCGCCGTTTCATCATTCGTGTTTGCCTTTGCTTCTGCTTTCACTTCAGCCTTTCCGTTGCTGTTGCCTTGTCCGTTCCCTTTGTTGTCGGCATTTGCCGCCAGCGCTACGGAGATGCTGCTCGTCAGCAAGATCGCTGCCAATGTGGAAGATACCAGTTTTTTCATGTTCGTGTCCTCTCCTTCTAGATGCTATGTATGCCGTCTTGGCAAGTACCTGACGGAGGCGGAGAGGAAAAAGTTGCAACGGGAGGACACTTTTGCAAAAAAGCACTTCCCGTTTTTTTCCTGTGCTACAATGAGGATTTCAGGGGCGATTCGGAACTGTCCGCGTCAACGGGAGACTCCATCTGCCTTACAGTGCAATTCGCAAGATCCCGACTACAAGGGCGATTGCGCCAAACACTCTTCCAAAGGTAATGGCGGCCTCGGATGGCTGAGCATCCTTGATTTTCCACCCCTCCAGCAAAAACCACATCACTCCCGGAGCCAGGATGGATAACACTCCATATACGATCAGCAGGATTCCTAGCAGCATACAGCGATCACCTCCGCGGGCTTACTTGCAATTTTTTTACTTCGATTCTCCTACGTATTGGAAATAATTAGGTTTCATCGGGGAAGGAAGGAGCGATAGCCGGTCGGAAAAAAGCATGCAAAACAAGCGATCCAAAACCGGGATCGTTTTTTTATTCGTAACGTGTGACAAATCGTGTCCCGAAGGATCTAACCCAATAGGAAGACAATGACAGGAGGTGACGAGGCTAGTGAGCGAGATTTTGCTGCAAGTGACGAGAGAAGCGCAGCTGGAGCTGCTGATGAAGCAATACGGGAGAAAAATCGTTCATTTCGTCTACCTTCTCACCAAGGACAGAAGCATGGCGGAGGATGTCACGCAGGAAGCGTTTATCAAGGTGTACCAGCACCTGCATACGTTTCGCGGCGAGAGCCAAATCCAGACGTGGCTGTACAAAATCGCCCTGAACGAAGCGAAAAAGCAGCTGCGCAGATGGTCGTTTCGCCACCTGTTTTACACGCCACGCGTGGCCGAACTCAAGGACGAGCAGGAAAGCCATTCCCCACGTCTGCTGGAAACGATCGAGAAGTCGGAGCTGGCGGACATGATCATGCAGCTTCCTTTTGCGTATCGGCAGGTCATCGCTTTGCACTACTACCAGGATCTGACCATTCAGGAAGTGGGACACATTCTCGGGGTGTCCGAAGGGGCTGCGAGGAACAAGCTGTATCGGGCTCGCAACCGGTTAAAGGAGATTCTGCAAAAGGAGGGGTATGCTTGGGAGTAGAAGAGCAGTTGAAGAAGTTTGTCTATTCTCCGGATGATGCTCGCTGGACGAATCTGGATTTGAACGAGGAGATGGAACAGACGATCTGGACCAGCATTCGAGAGCGGCGGGAAGCCAGGAATCGAAAGCTCAGGCAGAGCCTCGTAGCTGCGTGTTGTCTCTTGCTCGCCTTCGTCACGATCAAGCTGACCGGACTGTGGGCGGAACCGAGCACCGCGGTATTGCCGGCCGCCTACGGCTCAATTTTTGCGGCAGTCGGAGATCAGCGCTTTCAAGACATTGCAAAAAAAGGCTTGACGAGCAAAGTGGATCTGCAGAAGACCGACATGGGTGTGGCTGTGACGATCTCCGAGGTGTATTACGACCGGGGCATGCTGGCTTTCAGCTACGCCGTGCAATTCCCGGAGGAAAAGGATCGAGGCCTGACCATGAAAGAAAGGACTCCGGAATTCGAGGTCAAAATCAACGGCCAAAATAAGAGACTGCAGTGGGATGACGGCTTCAACGACCAATGGAATGCGAAAGTGGTAAAAGAAATCCAGCCCCGCCTGTACGCCGGGATTGTCACACTGCGACCCATGGACGAGTTGCCGGACGAATTTACGCTGGAGTTGGACATTCCCCGCGTTGGGATCATCGGCAGCAGCGGCAAATGGAAGTATGCTATCCCCGTGAAGCTGCAAGATCAGGTAAAGCGTGAGCTGCGGACGCTGCGGCCGAATCAGGTAATCGACTGGTACGGCAACGAAGTCACGATCAAGGAGATCCGAATGATGCCGTCGATGCTCCAGGTGGAAGTCTACCAGCATCTTAATCCGAATCGAAAGGTAGAGGGAATCACCGGCCAGCTAGCCGACGGGAAACGTCTGCAAGGAGGCGTTCGCTACATCCAGTCGTACGATTACAAGACGTCTGACTTGACACTGATCTTCCCGCCAGTCCATCAAATGGCGGACAGCATTCGCTTGACTCTCTGGATCGACGAACCGGATGTGCCAGGAGAGCGAAAGAAAAAATCCTATGAGGTAAAGGATGTCCCGTTTCGATTGTCCGACATGAACAAGCAGGTCGAAATTACCGATTTCGCACAAAGAGGGGGCGAGGCGAAGATCTACTACAAGACGAAAGATACAGATGGTATCCCGCGTACGTTGACGCTGGAAGACACGTCGGGCGAGGAGTATTTTGTACTTGCAACTGAAGGCTACCAAAAGTCGGGAGACGCCTACAAGATTGCGCTGATTTTCCCTGTCCCCACAGGCAGAACCATTCAAAGGCTCAATGAGTACTATTACGACACGAAGCAGGGAGAGAGGATCGATAGCGGAGAGAATCGAAAAAAAGAGATTTCGATCCCCCTGCAGTAATCCCGGGAGAAACTAGCGATCGGAATCCATTATTGGCCTTTCGACTCATAGGGATTCTCCGGCTTCATCATGTATGATGGTGATATGGTACCATTTGGCAGGGGAAACAGGTCGAATGGAGGAGAATGAGAGATAAAGGAGTCGCATTATGGGGAAAAAAGGCAAGATCGCGATCATCGTGATCGCTCTCGTCGTTCTGGCGGGAGCGGGTTTCGGTCTCAGCAAGCTCTTCGGCGGAGTATCGTTTGCGGAAGGGTATCTGTACGAAGAGGAGAATCGGATGATTTACGCCAAGGTGACGGCAGAGCAGGACAAGGAGAAGGTAGAGGTCATCGATACATACGTGGAGACGGAGGACAGCGTTCCCATCCTGAAAACAGCGTCCTACGTCTACACGGGGAAACTAGAAGGGGACAAGCTCGTTCTCGTCCCTGCACAACAGCCAGGTGCACCCGTAAACGCTACGGTCAGCCGGGACGAGCTGGCTTTCCAGGGGCCCTTGCAAGCGGGGAAACAAGTACCTCCGGCTCTGTCGGCAAACAGCAGCGCCTACTACCAGAAGCAGCTCGAAGCGATGACGACGCGGATCAACGAACTGGCTGAAGTGAAGAAAAAAGAGGTGGCCGAGAAACGGGCCAAGGAAGAAGCGCGTGTCCAGTTTGCCAAGAAAGTCGAAAAGACGGACAGGCTGGTGCTCGACCTCGAGGAAAACGCCAAATACTTGACAGACGTACAGTTTGCAGATGAAGCCTCGATGTTTACGGAACATGCGTCCGAGCTGGCGGCGTTGCTGGATGAAGTCAAGCTGTACGGAGAGCAGCCAAGCGTGCAAGAGACCGAGTACGCCGTCATGAAAGAGACGGTCGGGGCCATGAAGGTGCTCGTCGACGGCATCCAGTCGATGGAGAAAAGCGTGAAGGACAAAAAACAGCGCATGACGGACATCATGAAGGTCATGGAAACCGACCTGGCGGATTCGCAAGCGACCTGGGAGGAAATCAAGGCGGATGCACCCAAGAGCGAGGAGCGGCAAAAAGCGTTGGACGCCGCCGTCAAGACTGCGAAGGAATCCATGGAGCAAGCGAAACAGCGGATGGCGGCGATTGACAAGCAGCAGACGGCTGCAGTGCAAACGGCCGCAAAGCTGTATGGAGAGGCCAATGCGCTTTTGACCAAGGCTAAGGGAAACTAAAGCAGGAAGCCCTCTTTCAAACGGTGCGCCGGGAGAAAGAGGGTTTTTGCGTGAGTCGGGAAATACTTCATGAAAACGCGCCTTGACTTTCGCATGAACAACCTACCTCTTAATCGCGGTCGCCCTTCATTGAATTTACATCGATACAGGGTTTTCTTACGGAATCAAGAGGGAAATACTTCATGAAAACACGACTTGATTACGCATGAACAACCTACCTCTTAATCGCGGTCGCCCTTCATTGAATTTACATCGATACAGGGTTTTCTTACGGAATCAAGAGGGAAATACTTCATGAAAACGCGCCTTGACTTTCGCATGAACAACCTACCTCTTAATCGCGGTCGCCCTTCATTGAATTTACATCGATACAGGGTTTTCATATGGACTTACTTGTATTATCCTGAAAACAGAAGAAACAGTCCTACCCAGAACGCGTCACTC
Proteins encoded:
- a CDS encoding DUF4179 domain-containing protein — encoded protein: MGVEEQLKKFVYSPDDARWTNLDLNEEMEQTIWTSIRERREARNRKLRQSLVAACCLLLAFVTIKLTGLWAEPSTAVLPAAYGSIFAAVGDQRFQDIAKKGLTSKVDLQKTDMGVAVTISEVYYDRGMLAFSYAVQFPEEKDRGLTMKERTPEFEVKINGQNKRLQWDDGFNDQWNAKVVKEIQPRLYAGIVTLRPMDELPDEFTLELDIPRVGIIGSSGKWKYAIPVKLQDQVKRELRTLRPNQVIDWYGNEVTIKEIRMMPSMLQVEVYQHLNPNRKVEGITGQLADGKRLQGGVRYIQSYDYKTSDLTLIFPPVHQMADSIRLTLWIDEPDVPGERKKKSYEVKDVPFRLSDMNKQVEITDFAQRGGEAKIYYKTKDTDGIPRTLTLEDTSGEEYFVLATEGYQKSGDAYKIALIFPVPTGRTIQRLNEYYYDTKQGERIDSGENRKKEISIPLQ
- a CDS encoding helix-turn-helix domain-containing protein encodes the protein MPRTKEQNEEIRLRRKEEIMKGALSVYVEKGYAAAEIVDVAERAGIGKGLVYYYYKDKRSLFRDLFLHMFHLSNLHTRQQFSREGTAVELCENFASVQFHNLFENSAHVLFFFRMRFDLQELFSQEEMLQHVWRHNNLQIVIETLRKGMEEGQIRPMSPELLTEQYWGAIMHAMGFLKRKKDALLKQGKSLEEAEQLLQSEIRDAARTCAAMIRANAR
- a CDS encoding ABC transporter ATP-binding protein; this encodes MVKLMRFLRPYRYMVVMTMVFVLLQSIANLYLPTLMSDIVNEGIVKENTGYIWKIGGLMLLVSAVGAVLSVAASYLSSRAASGFGKMLRSSVFTHIERFSLQEFDKLGTASLITRTTNDITQVQQVLNMMLRMMVMAPMMCIGGIVMALSKDAHLSLVIIVAVPILALAIFGIGSKGIPYFKAMQTKIDKLNLVLREYLTGIRVVRAFNRTEHEQERFNRANEDVTATAIKANQIMAGMMPVMMLMMNVTQIAIIWFGGLRISTGHMQVGDLMAFLQYAMQILFSLMMASMMFSMVPRASASAMRIHEVLATDPVIHDSEKAGTKESSERGQVTFDKVTFRYPGAEKPALSSISFTAKPGQVTAIIGGTGSGKSTLVSLIPRFYDVESGSIRIGNTDVRDMSQSALRSRIGFVPQKALLFTGTIADNIRYGKEDATDEEVVHAAQVAQAAEFIADMKDGVHTVLAQGGSNLSGGQKQRLSIARALVRKPDVYVFDDSFSALDFKTDAKLRAALKNETENATVIIVAQRVNTVMDADQIIVLEEGEIAGTGTHRELLETCAVYREIVKSQLTEEEIA
- a CDS encoding DUF6199 family natural product biosynthesis protein; its protein translation is MLLGILLIVYGVLSILAPGVMWFLLEGWKIKDAQPSEAAITFGRVFGAIALVVGILRIAL
- a CDS encoding ABC transporter ATP-binding protein: MSEEQRRTPPGPPGAGPGGQRPMGFGGGPGMLTMPGQKAKNFKGTLRRLLGYLKPYRVKLSVVFLTAALSTLFSILSPKLLGNATTTIFEGFMGKLKGVPGATFDFSAVWQIVLTLIGLYLFSSLFAYVQQYLMAGVAQKIVYTLRKEVNEKLARLPLRYFDGRTHGEVMSRVVNDVDTISGTLQQSLTQMITSVITLIGVIVMMLTISPLMTLIVLVTIPLSFVVIKQVALRSMPHFKGQQQALGALNGHVEEMYTGHKIVKAFGREQSAIEKFDSINEKLYESGWKAQFIAGVMMPLMMLVGNIGFVLVSVVGGILVTRGSISIGDVQAFIQYAQQFSQPITQTANIANIIQSTLVSAERIFEILDEREEAEEAVSQTASTGYQGHVRFENVSFGYKEGEPLIQHMNIDVTPGMTVAIVGPTGAGKTTLVNLLMRFYEIGEGRITIDGRDIRSMPRSELRSQFGMVLQDTWLFNGTVLENIAYGRAGASEEEIIQAARAAHADHFVRTLPDGYETVLNEEASNISQGQKQLLTIARAFLADPAILILDEATSSVDTRTELLIQKAMSGLMQGRTSFVIAHRLSTIRDADLILVMNHGTVIEQGNHEELLAKGGFYADLYNSQFSQGSATQQVS
- a CDS encoding copper amine oxidase N-terminal domain-containing protein — protein: MKKLVSSTLAAILLTSSISVALAANADNKGNGQGNSNGKAEVKAEAKANTNDETAESSDSSTADPEDANPSSIKDVALKKQLIELRQELKHASEVTAEQKEKYEQLVADLEKKADKHGALEVQLELLSRTYQKGDHTPFKKLGELLESAGEKDVKAFVDGELVQSDVAPFVQGGRALVPVRAISSALKADVKWDAEKRTVLITRGEQSITLYVDKKEATVDGKTIALDIAPVLKNGRVFLPLRFISEQLNANVDWQEEGKIVIIDDLQEQDEAKADDSRKDDSSDADKESEASSTESTDTK
- a CDS encoding sigma-70 family RNA polymerase sigma factor → MSEILLQVTREAQLELLMKQYGRKIVHFVYLLTKDRSMAEDVTQEAFIKVYQHLHTFRGESQIQTWLYKIALNEAKKQLRRWSFRHLFYTPRVAELKDEQESHSPRLLETIEKSELADMIMQLPFAYRQVIALHYYQDLTIQEVGHILGVSEGAARNKLYRARNRLKEILQKEGYAWE